A single region of the Prevotella sp. HUN102 genome encodes:
- the rodA gene encoding rod shape-determining protein RodA, with protein MAANYKADKQPGVLRSLDWWTIGIYIALLIFGWVSVCGASYTYGDTDIFSFDSRSGMQIVWIGTSICLGFVLLMMDDRLYDTFAYVVYGLLVLLLFATVFNPHEIKGSRSWIVLGPLRLQPAEFAKFATALAISKFMSAYGFTMENWKHFAAACGIVLFPMLLIVGQKETGSALVYLSFFLMFYREGMSGAFLFTGISMIIYFVVGVKYADVTLLHTQTSSGKFFVLLLVQLFSAGMVWVYMQDKAKVKRILSFVVGITLLAVLFSEYVIPFDIVWIQLILSACLIGYLVYVSMSSRIINYMYIALFAIGSIAFFYSADYVLNDVMQPHQRVRINVLFGLEEDMAGAGYNVHQSEIAIGSGGLRGKGFLNGTQTKLNFVPEQDTDFIFCTVGEEEGFLGSATVLLLFLALILRLMVVAERQPFKFGRVYGYCVAGIFLFHVFINVGMVLGLTPVIGIPLPFFSYGGSSLWGFTLLLFIFMRIDAGRNLVRQ; from the coding sequence GTGGCAGCTAACTATAAGGCAGATAAGCAACCGGGTGTTCTTCGTTCATTGGATTGGTGGACGATAGGCATTTACATTGCATTGCTCATCTTCGGATGGGTAAGCGTTTGTGGTGCGAGCTATACCTATGGAGACACTGATATCTTCTCTTTCGATTCCCGTTCCGGTATGCAGATTGTATGGATCGGAACTTCCATCTGTCTAGGCTTTGTGCTTCTGATGATGGACGACCGACTCTACGATACTTTCGCCTATGTTGTCTACGGCTTATTGGTGCTGTTGCTTTTTGCCACTGTCTTCAATCCACACGAAATCAAAGGTTCTCGATCGTGGATAGTCCTTGGACCTTTAAGACTGCAACCCGCCGAATTTGCTAAGTTTGCCACGGCATTGGCTATCTCCAAATTTATGTCAGCCTACGGCTTTACGATGGAAAACTGGAAACACTTTGCTGCTGCCTGCGGCATTGTCCTTTTCCCGATGCTGCTGATTGTGGGTCAGAAGGAAACCGGTTCGGCACTTGTTTATCTGTCGTTCTTCCTGATGTTCTATCGTGAAGGAATGTCCGGAGCTTTCCTTTTCACGGGCATATCAATGATTATCTATTTCGTGGTAGGCGTGAAATATGCCGATGTAACGCTGTTGCACACGCAAACCTCGTCGGGAAAGTTCTTTGTTCTGCTTCTGGTTCAGCTGTTCTCGGCGGGAATGGTTTGGGTATATATGCAGGACAAGGCAAAAGTGAAGAGGATACTATCGTTTGTGGTCGGCATAACCTTGTTGGCAGTTCTGTTTTCCGAATACGTAATTCCATTCGATATAGTTTGGATACAGTTGATTCTTTCAGCTTGTCTGATAGGCTATCTTGTTTACGTGTCGATGAGTTCACGCATCATCAATTATATGTATATAGCACTGTTCGCAATAGGCTCTATTGCTTTTTTCTATTCTGCTGATTATGTATTGAACGATGTGATGCAGCCCCATCAGCGTGTGCGTATCAATGTGCTTTTTGGCTTGGAAGAAGATATGGCAGGTGCAGGCTATAATGTTCATCAGAGCGAGATTGCCATTGGGTCAGGTGGTCTTCGAGGCAAGGGATTCCTCAACGGAACGCAGACAAAACTGAATTTCGTGCCTGAACAAGATACCGACTTTATTTTCTGTACAGTAGGCGAGGAGGAAGGATTTTTAGGTTCAGCCACCGTGCTTCTCCTTTTTCTGGCACTCATCTTGCGACTGATGGTTGTTGCCGAGCGACAACCGTTCAAGTTCGGTCGCGTCTATGGATATTGCGTTGCAGGTATTTTTCTTTTCCACGTGTTCATCAATGTGGGGATGGTGCTCGGTCTGACCCCCGTTATCGGTATTCCGTTGCCGTTCTTCAGTTATGGAGGTTCTTCTTTGTGGGGCTTTACGCTGTTGTTATTTATTTTTATGCGAATAGATGCAGGGAGAAACCTAGTTCGCCAATAG
- a CDS encoding GLUG motif-containing protein → MKKIFTLLVTVIVSFSASAQIWDGTSAVWTNGDGTEANPYLIEKPAHLAYLSATVSPTESYEGKFFKITNELNMGADAGQIFRPIGKFDKGFNSETMQDEDNSSYFKGTFDGNNKPIRNLLIQLKEPNDLGGTGLFAAINAPARIHNVILSNSVQIAGDLETGSLVGHMTDGLVWNILFQGRLQGTMNCGGIVAVIDAGMVQNCFNTGEIKGTNDVGGIAAQAVGSSVIKNCINAGPVTVTPSYGVGGIVSSLYDQASVTSCYNTGKITGASLSNIFVPHAVIGDPSSSTGTVSNNFYVEATSGVSDPSATAKTADEMKTQAVLDALNDNQNPAPFVKDEKGINSGFPNLAWIVEAANQTTSIESFIRVSEIEDFRVNGREAVASQSVSVYTIDGRLVGQGTHITLPTAGLYIVKSATATAKILVK, encoded by the coding sequence ATGAAGAAAATTTTTACACTACTCGTTACAGTTATTGTCTCATTCTCTGCCTCTGCACAGATATGGGATGGTACTTCCGCTGTTTGGACCAATGGTGATGGTACGGAAGCTAATCCTTATTTGATAGAGAAGCCCGCCCATTTGGCTTATCTCAGTGCAACTGTTTCGCCAACAGAATCTTATGAGGGCAAGTTCTTCAAGATAACAAATGAATTGAATATGGGGGCAGATGCCGGTCAGATTTTCCGTCCAATAGGAAAATTCGATAAAGGATTCAATTCTGAAACTATGCAGGATGAAGATAACTCATCTTATTTTAAGGGAACTTTCGATGGTAACAACAAGCCTATAAGAAATCTTCTGATTCAGCTTAAAGAACCTAATGATTTGGGAGGTACTGGTTTGTTTGCAGCCATCAATGCTCCTGCACGTATCCATAATGTTATTCTATCCAATTCGGTTCAGATTGCCGGCGATTTGGAAACTGGTTCATTGGTTGGTCATATGACTGATGGTTTGGTTTGGAACATTCTGTTTCAGGGACGTTTGCAGGGCACTATGAATTGCGGAGGTATCGTTGCCGTTATAGATGCTGGTATGGTTCAGAACTGTTTCAATACTGGTGAAATCAAGGGAACGAACGATGTGGGTGGCATTGCGGCACAGGCCGTAGGAAGCTCTGTGATAAAGAATTGTATCAATGCAGGGCCTGTTACGGTTACTCCGAGTTATGGAGTAGGTGGTATTGTAAGCAGTCTTTATGATCAGGCTTCAGTAACGAGTTGTTACAACACGGGTAAAATTACAGGAGCTTCTCTCAGCAACATTTTTGTTCCTCATGCAGTCATAGGCGATCCGTCTTCAAGCACAGGTACTGTTTCAAATAACTTCTATGTCGAGGCAACGAGTGGAGTTTCTGATCCGAGTGCAACGGCCAAGACTGCCGATGAAATGAAAACTCAGGCAGTTCTTGATGCACTCAATGACAATCAGAATCCTGCTCCTTTTGTAAAGGATGAAAAAGGGATAAACAGTGGATTCCCAAACCTTGCGTGGATTGTCGAAGCTGCAAATCAAACTACAAGCATTGAAAGTTTCATACGAGTATCAGAAATAGAAGACTTCCGTGTCAATGGTCGCGAAGCAGTTGCTTCGCAATCGGTATCTGTTTATACAATAGATGGGAGGCTTGTTGGGCAAGGCACGCACATAACATTGCCAACAGCAGGTCTGTATATAGTAAAATCAGCAACAGCGACTGCCAAGATTCTTGTAAAATAA
- a CDS encoding S8 family peptidase, with translation MKKQISLFAFSILLSTSLVAQTIRNHSPKLTSRTISAQLTEKKQYVNAFLIFKENANIQSLVSRYDIHLNVKVGNRYTALIPLQMVDSIADEPSISQIDIGDTTRPMLDSVRILTHIDAVHDGGSGLTSSYKGKNVIVGVIDTGFDFSHPNFKDASGNSRILCAWDQSNQVVSENAYGYGRIYDSTSAVLAAAHDQSFDTHGTHVAGIAAGSASGNYKGMAPEADIVLVATNKTEQGIVDGVDFLLKYAEAQKKPIVINISFGVVLGYKDGSGTLASMIDGLLANKKGVLLAIATGNEGHRAATLRTNSTLKSFWNVPKYGRDNMFVMGEKDGNYTLKLTLRNTKNNDELFAQTFSTATEWTQSYTKFGTSDAANSQLTVSSMLNAQTGRPALSLNLIYRCAENEVWEIDMTAQDGYMMANCDYGTFSSNGKFGFSEGSNVSSVASTATGNEPIAVGAYVSKRYYTDIMGKKQDMKWQKDALYPMSGQGPTFDGRIKPDVVAPGAAVVSSFNSYAASYSIPNNLKTHSIISDGRNYCWGVAYGTSMATPVVAGTMALWLEAKNDLTAAEVRDLLSTSVTDGFTSTVPNNAYGRGKLNALEGLKKLVETASVSSIPSDASELHYMYDSAARSIIALGANSIQLYTASGILIKRTEGNRMQLGNVPSGIYVVHIKGNTVKSVKIKI, from the coding sequence ATGAAGAAACAAATAAGTTTATTTGCATTTTCCATATTGCTTTCCACTTCTCTGGTGGCACAAACCATCCGTAATCATTCTCCAAAACTCACTTCACGCACCATATCTGCACAACTCACGGAAAAAAAGCAATATGTTAATGCTTTCCTTATATTCAAGGAAAATGCGAACATCCAATCTCTTGTATCACGCTACGACATTCATCTTAATGTTAAAGTGGGCAACAGATATACGGCTTTGATACCTTTACAGATGGTGGATTCCATTGCCGATGAACCTTCTATATCGCAAATTGATATTGGTGATACCACACGTCCTATGTTGGACTCTGTTCGCATACTGACACATATCGATGCTGTTCACGATGGAGGTTCTGGTTTGACAAGCTCTTACAAAGGTAAGAATGTTATTGTCGGCGTGATAGATACAGGATTTGATTTTTCACATCCGAACTTTAAAGATGCATCGGGTAACAGCCGTATTCTCTGCGCTTGGGATCAAAGCAATCAGGTAGTATCAGAGAATGCCTATGGATATGGACGTATATACGATTCAACTTCAGCAGTCCTTGCAGCAGCCCACGATCAATCATTCGACACACACGGAACTCACGTGGCAGGTATAGCGGCAGGTAGTGCGTCAGGCAATTACAAAGGTATGGCTCCCGAAGCCGATATAGTACTTGTTGCAACCAATAAAACCGAACAGGGAATTGTAGACGGTGTGGATTTTCTGTTGAAGTATGCCGAAGCACAGAAGAAGCCAATTGTTATCAACATTAGTTTTGGAGTGGTTTTAGGCTATAAGGATGGCTCTGGTACACTCGCTTCGATGATCGACGGTCTTTTGGCTAATAAAAAAGGAGTGCTGCTTGCCATTGCTACGGGGAATGAAGGACACCGTGCAGCAACTTTGAGAACTAATTCCACCCTGAAAAGTTTCTGGAATGTACCTAAATATGGTCGCGACAATATGTTTGTGATGGGAGAAAAAGACGGGAATTATACACTTAAGCTTACCCTTCGCAATACAAAAAACAACGATGAACTGTTTGCTCAGACTTTTTCTACAGCGACTGAGTGGACACAAAGCTATACAAAATTCGGAACTTCGGATGCAGCAAACTCACAACTTACTGTATCTTCAATGCTAAACGCACAGACAGGCCGTCCTGCGCTTTCGCTCAATTTGATATATAGATGTGCTGAAAATGAAGTATGGGAAATAGATATGACAGCTCAAGATGGTTATATGATGGCTAACTGTGATTATGGAACATTCAGTTCCAATGGCAAATTTGGTTTTTCAGAAGGTTCCAATGTCTCTTCTGTCGCCTCGACTGCCACTGGAAACGAACCTATTGCTGTCGGAGCGTATGTTAGCAAGCGTTATTATACTGATATTATGGGTAAAAAACAGGATATGAAATGGCAGAAGGATGCACTCTATCCTATGTCTGGACAAGGTCCAACATTTGATGGACGTATAAAACCAGATGTTGTAGCTCCGGGCGCAGCTGTTGTTTCTTCTTTCAATTCATATGCAGCTTCTTATAGTATACCGAACAACCTTAAAACGCATTCCATAATAAGCGATGGGCGTAACTACTGTTGGGGAGTAGCCTATGGAACCTCTATGGCAACACCGGTTGTAGCAGGTACTATGGCTTTGTGGCTGGAAGCCAAGAATGATCTCACTGCTGCTGAAGTGAGGGATTTACTCAGCACTTCTGTAACTGATGGGTTTACTTCAACTGTACCCAACAATGCCTATGGACGAGGAAAACTCAATGCTTTGGAAGGATTGAAAAAATTGGTTGAGACAGCATCCGTCAGCAGTATTCCATCAGATGCTTCCGAATTGCATTATATGTATGATTCCGCTGCACGTTCCATTATAGCTCTTGGGGCAAACTCCATTCAGCTTTATACGGCATCGGGTATACTCATCAAACGCACTGAAGGCAATAGGATGCAATTAGGCAATGTTCCTTCAGGCATTTACGTTGTGCATATCAAGGGAAATACCGTAAAATCTGTAAAGATTAAAATTTAA
- a CDS encoding helix-turn-helix transcriptional regulator yields MEQETINDRIRYIIEKEGHTVSSFAKKMDIGDQTIRSITKDRNKPSYDIIVKIVENFDWVDANWLVMGEKSETDTDKKKLYSIIATQQKTIENQQKTIDRLTSKLVQDISEASSPKVANVG; encoded by the coding sequence ATGGAACAAGAAACAATTAACGATAGGATTCGCTATATTATTGAAAAAGAGGGGCATACAGTTAGTTCCTTTGCGAAAAAAATGGATATTGGCGACCAGACTATTCGAAGTATTACAAAAGATCGGAATAAGCCAAGTTACGATATTATTGTGAAAATCGTAGAGAACTTTGATTGGGTTGATGCTAATTGGCTTGTTATGGGGGAGAAAAGTGAAACTGATACAGATAAAAAGAAGCTCTATTCGATTATAGCGACACAGCAAAAAACCATAGAAAACCAACAAAAAACAATAGATCGACTGACATCAAAACTGGTACAGGACATATCTGAAGCGTCTTCCCCCAAAGTGGCAAATGTCGGCTGA
- a CDS encoding helix-turn-helix transcriptional regulator, with translation MEFKEYVNSLPNQRDELMENLATLCRVSKITVYRWFRGDFLPDALKRKVIADYLQISEKELWPNV, from the coding sequence ATGGAATTCAAAGAGTATGTTAATTCTCTCCCTAATCAAAGGGATGAACTTATGGAAAATTTAGCTACCCTCTGCAGAGTATCAAAGATAACTGTCTATAGGTGGTTTCGAGGGGATTTTCTTCCTGATGCACTCAAAAGAAAAGTTATTGCCGATTATCTTCAAATATCTGAAAAAGAGTTGTGGCCAAATGTGTGA
- a CDS encoding ornithine aminotransferase, translating to MYIDKDSWGKFSVNDLSEKDLRLLHEALKMYVQQNLGRIHPADGARIFRFDCEYSQVLHPDGKSKGAGMERMLDVKHNT from the coding sequence ATGTATATAGACAAAGACAGTTGGGGCAAGTTCTCCGTCAATGATTTAAGCGAAAAAGATCTCCGTCTGCTCCACGAAGCACTGAAGATGTATGTACAGCAGAATCTTGGGCGCATCCATCCGGCCGATGGTGCGAGGATATTTCGCTTCGACTGCGAGTATTCACAGGTTCTGCATCCTGATGGAAAGAGCAAGGGTGCAGGCATGGAACGAATGCTTGACGTGAAACACAATACTTAA
- the dnaG gene encoding DNA primase, whose product MIDKLFIEKVKSALDIVNVVESFTHLHKAGANYKGVCPFHDDHTPSMVVSPARQTYHCFVCGASGDVISFIQHHLNITFVEALRWCASQAGLEFPVKEMTPEEEALYRKKESQRIAIDAAARLFQKNLPQAESFLIARGYAITDKALADFGIGYAPVGNVAMTELTKAGYSLERLQEVDIIGSNEGRTYDRFRDRLMFPFYDVQGHIVGFSGRIITQKEGVGKYVNTGETQLFTKGKHIFGLYQARKAIGRQGFAYLVEGQFDVMTLHKMGIENVIGGSGTAFTDDQIKLLLRFTDSIIMVYDADAAGVKASLKNCELLLKAGAKVKCIRLPKGTDPDEFAKNNGIRTAERLKELTEPFPKALKRMMIPHGCKDETVIGDSLNAICSLVACVVDAGLRLEYIKSTAADFKSKMSIIEEKVRNIRLKIQEALPKTKTQEGLFGLDVLKDHLESDRPGILTSVMQEFLDRYGEDPIVYVAGRPSGNDIQELRRVYCYFVSSETGCTINEDGEENDYLHALAEMFRAGINIQITYNDSTGSFVDYYISLHGRFMENYSGDRVPLISRCIELTSYAEDTVVTVNRNHYCSVLKLTKGQFDEIRKPFVQKRKSAMKVSMQTDNLEDEDFDVNEPPDYVQENEEYRRMWKECGYYPRLNKKSEPVCYMFRNKNGNGMTQVADFFMTPLLHIFSDDFEQNKRVLRISRRYYDTPIYIEIPSRALLKMSSIEEVLINYEAVNFNGEEWQWKAIKTYMSRHFVMCSEIKTYGNQQSDGMSRKTDEQFFAFANGIFHNVEGRWQFDPVNELGVVTHNKNNYYLPAFSMIYAGSGKQSDKYELISQLTYKEVPAEKRVSFEKWASLMNQVYKINDNGKWAVIFAIMCAFRSNIHCIDRLFTAPFFMGPMSSGKTQIAISIRSLFISPNIPIFNLNTGTDAAMATIMGMFKDVPVVLDEYNNKDISDNKFQALKGIVYDGDGKQKRKGTSGRDIENDKVFAPVIICGQETPQRDDNALMSRVIVCEVPKPRNRTQEEVRIFEELKAIEDPNKTGLSNVLLQILELRPMFMDHFRHLKQEAYNELKQDVINSGEMDRLMKTASLFLGTVKLIEQYSNLRLPFTYADFFKIAQEKIKFQLSLIRSTDKLAMFFTAVNNMIDTKQVIEGREFLIEQPKKVTGKDSRGDQHTFTFEPDTNVMFLRLSAVFSIFDRSGYNSEASTLSTLEQNLRSHPSYIGTVPSRRFTWEETEDVARADYDGTLVKIRKPKSTSTSAIIIDYDKFRESYNIDFRRTYTPEKELTPEHKKEEIAQENKNTTIIQDLPFPPSDEVDKPF is encoded by the coding sequence ATGATAGACAAATTATTCATTGAAAAGGTAAAATCAGCTCTGGACATCGTGAATGTAGTGGAGTCATTTACTCACCTGCATAAAGCAGGGGCAAACTATAAAGGGGTCTGCCCATTTCACGATGATCATACCCCGTCGATGGTGGTAAGTCCGGCAAGACAGACTTATCACTGCTTTGTCTGTGGAGCAAGTGGTGATGTCATCTCGTTCATTCAGCATCACCTGAACATAACCTTCGTGGAAGCCTTGCGATGGTGTGCCAGTCAAGCCGGACTGGAGTTCCCCGTGAAGGAAATGACACCAGAGGAGGAAGCACTGTACAGAAAAAAAGAGTCACAACGCATTGCCATAGACGCTGCTGCCAGGCTTTTTCAGAAGAATCTGCCACAGGCTGAGTCGTTTCTTATCGCCCGAGGCTATGCCATTACTGATAAGGCTCTTGCCGATTTCGGAATCGGATATGCACCTGTTGGCAATGTTGCAATGACGGAGCTTACAAAGGCAGGCTATTCGTTGGAACGACTTCAGGAAGTAGATATCATAGGCAGCAATGAAGGACGCACTTATGACAGGTTCCGGGACAGGCTTATGTTCCCGTTCTACGACGTACAGGGGCACATTGTCGGTTTTTCAGGACGTATCATTACCCAGAAGGAAGGCGTAGGCAAGTATGTGAACACTGGGGAGACACAGCTGTTTACCAAGGGCAAGCATATATTCGGACTCTATCAGGCCCGGAAGGCCATTGGCAGACAAGGCTTTGCTTATCTCGTGGAGGGGCAGTTTGATGTGATGACGCTGCACAAGATGGGCATAGAGAATGTCATCGGGGGTAGTGGCACGGCATTTACCGATGATCAGATAAAGCTGCTGCTTCGTTTCACAGACTCCATCATTATGGTCTATGATGCCGATGCCGCAGGTGTCAAGGCATCGCTGAAGAACTGCGAGCTATTGCTGAAAGCCGGGGCAAAAGTGAAGTGCATACGTCTGCCGAAAGGCACCGATCCTGACGAGTTCGCAAAAAACAATGGCATCCGTACGGCAGAAAGGCTGAAGGAACTGACAGAGCCATTTCCTAAAGCCCTGAAAAGAATGATGATTCCACACGGTTGCAAGGACGAGACAGTCATCGGCGATAGCCTGAATGCCATCTGTTCACTCGTTGCGTGCGTAGTCGATGCCGGTCTTAGATTGGAATACATAAAATCAACAGCTGCCGACTTCAAGAGCAAGATGAGCATCATTGAGGAAAAAGTCCGCAACATCCGTCTGAAAATACAGGAAGCCTTGCCAAAGACCAAAACACAGGAAGGGCTTTTCGGACTTGACGTGCTGAAAGATCATCTCGAGAGCGACCGGCCGGGCATACTGACCTCCGTAATGCAGGAATTTCTCGACAGGTATGGCGAAGATCCCATTGTTTATGTGGCCGGTCGGCCATCGGGCAATGATATCCAGGAACTGCGCCGGGTGTATTGTTATTTTGTCTCTTCCGAAACAGGCTGCACCATCAATGAAGACGGAGAGGAAAACGACTACCTGCACGCACTGGCCGAAATGTTCCGCGCAGGCATCAATATACAAATTACCTACAATGACTCCACCGGTTCGTTCGTGGACTATTACATCAGCCTGCACGGCAGATTCATGGAAAACTATTCAGGCGACCGTGTACCTCTCATATCAAGATGTATCGAGCTGACCTCATACGCTGAAGATACAGTTGTAACGGTAAATCGCAATCATTACTGCTCGGTACTGAAACTGACGAAGGGACAGTTTGACGAAATCAGAAAGCCTTTTGTGCAGAAAAGGAAATCTGCTATGAAAGTGAGCATGCAGACCGACAACCTTGAGGATGAGGATTTCGATGTGAATGAGCCGCCTGACTACGTGCAGGAGAACGAGGAATATCGTCGTATGTGGAAAGAATGTGGTTATTATCCGCGACTCAACAAGAAGAGTGAGCCAGTATGCTATATGTTCCGCAATAAGAACGGCAACGGTATGACACAGGTCGCTGACTTCTTTATGACACCTCTGCTGCATATCTTCTCCGATGATTTCGAGCAGAACAAGCGTGTGCTGCGAATCAGCCGCCGATACTACGATACGCCCATCTATATAGAAATTCCTTCCAGGGCTTTGCTGAAGATGTCATCCATAGAAGAGGTTCTTATCAACTACGAAGCCGTGAACTTCAATGGAGAGGAATGGCAGTGGAAAGCAATCAAGACTTATATGAGCCGCCATTTCGTGATGTGCTCGGAAATCAAGACCTATGGCAATCAACAAAGTGATGGTATGAGCAGAAAAACAGACGAACAGTTCTTTGCCTTTGCCAATGGTATCTTCCATAACGTTGAAGGACGCTGGCAGTTTGACCCTGTCAATGAACTGGGAGTCGTTACTCACAATAAGAACAATTATTATCTTCCGGCTTTCTCCATGATATATGCCGGCAGCGGAAAACAGTCTGACAAATACGAACTCATCAGCCAACTGACATATAAGGAAGTACCTGCGGAAAAAAGAGTGTCGTTTGAGAAATGGGCTTCCCTGATGAATCAGGTCTATAAAATCAATGATAACGGGAAATGGGCAGTCATCTTCGCTATTATGTGCGCTTTCCGCAGCAACATACATTGTATCGACCGTCTTTTCACTGCTCCTTTCTTTATGGGACCGATGTCCTCGGGAAAAACACAGATAGCGATCTCGATCCGGTCTCTCTTCATCTCGCCCAATATCCCCATTTTCAACTTAAATACCGGTACGGATGCTGCAATGGCCACCATTATGGGTATGTTCAAGGATGTGCCCGTCGTGCTCGACGAATACAACAACAAGGACATCAGCGACAACAAATTCCAGGCATTGAAAGGCATTGTATACGACGGCGATGGAAAACAGAAGAGAAAAGGCACATCAGGAAGAGATATTGAGAACGATAAGGTCTTCGCTCCTGTGATTATCTGCGGGCAGGAAACACCACAGCGAGATGACAATGCCCTGATGAGCCGTGTCATTGTCTGCGAAGTGCCCAAGCCCCGCAATCGTACACAAGAGGAAGTGCGCATCTTCGAGGAGTTGAAAGCAATCGAAGATCCCAATAAAACAGGTCTGTCAAATGTACTCCTTCAGATATTGGAGCTGCGTCCAATGTTTATGGACCATTTCCGACATCTGAAACAAGAGGCGTATAATGAGCTGAAGCAAGACGTCATAAATTCAGGAGAGATGGACCGACTGATGAAGACCGCATCGCTGTTTCTCGGCACGGTAAAGCTGATAGAGCAGTATTCCAATCTCCGGCTGCCATTCACTTATGCCGATTTCTTTAAAATAGCACAGGAAAAGATAAAATTTCAACTCTCACTCATCCGCAGCACGGATAAACTTGCCATGTTCTTTACAGCTGTCAATAATATGATAGACACGAAGCAGGTTATCGAAGGGCGCGAGTTCCTTATCGAGCAACCTAAGAAAGTTACCGGCAAGGATTCCCGAGGCGACCAACACACTTTCACATTCGAGCCGGATACGAATGTTATGTTCCTTCGCCTGAGTGCTGTTTTCAGCATTTTTGACAGAAGTGGTTATAACAGCGAAGCCAGTACCTTATCTACTTTGGAACAAAATCTCCGTAGCCATCCCTCGTATATAGGTACAGTTCCTTCGCGTCGTTTTACATGGGAAGAAACTGAAGATGTGGCAAGAGCTGACTACGACGGAACACTGGTCAAAATAAGAAAGCCCAAAAGCACGTCTACAAGTGCGATTATTATTGACTATGATAAGTTCAGAGAATCGTACAATATCGATTTCAGAAGAACCTATACACCAGAAAAGGAACTAACTCCCGAACACAAGAAAGAAGAGATTGCACAAGAGAACAAAAACACTACCATAATACAAGATCTTCCTTTCCCTCCGTCAGACGAAGTTGATAAACCATTCTAA
- a CDS encoding class I SAM-dependent methyltransferase, whose protein sequence is MKDILDACCGGKMFYFDKKDSRVLFQDIRNFEIVLCDGRHFEIKPDIQADFTNMPYPDNSFAMVVFDPPHLLRNVKKSTFAEIYGSLNSKSCATGYQHIKYGALPNSDWKEMLSKGFTECFRVLKHRGFLIFKWNETDIKVSEILKLTSEKPIFGHISGKRANTHWICFMKE, encoded by the coding sequence ATGAAAGATATACTTGACGCTTGCTGTGGTGGCAAGATGTTCTATTTTGACAAGAAAGACTCCAGAGTTTTATTTCAGGATATACGGAATTTTGAAATAGTCCTTTGTGATGGTCGTCACTTTGAAATCAAGCCTGATATACAAGCTGATTTTACTAATATGCCATATCCAGACAATAGTTTTGCAATGGTAGTCTTTGACCCTCCACATCTTCTTCGTAATGTAAAGAAATCAACATTTGCAGAGATATATGGCTCACTTAATTCAAAAAGCTGTGCTACTGGATATCAACATATTAAATATGGAGCATTACCCAATTCAGATTGGAAAGAGATGCTAAGTAAAGGTTTTACAGAGTGTTTTCGTGTTCTAAAGCATAGAGGTTTTTTAATATTCAAATGGAATGAAACAGATATAAAAGTTTCAGAAATTTTGAAACTTACATCCGAAAAGCCGATATTCGGTCATATTTCAGGTAAGCGAGCTAATACACACTGGATATGTTTTATGAAAGAATAA